The Mus musculus strain NOD/ShiLtJ chromosome 11 genomic contig, GRCm38.p6 alternate locus group NOD/ShiLtJ MMCHR11_CHORI29_IDD4_2Q genome has a segment encoding these proteins:
- the Ccdc182 gene encoding coiled-coil domain-containing protein 182 yields MEALFQAGSILMKVNTLQGKKMVESGLQSGDLSLSQSWPSYLPLPADLEILQQKVAGVQRELEDFKEEALKAIRYLEDAFCQMSGVLAQQEEQAARVKQRLREEEDRGIVRNKVLTFLLPREKQLREHCQRLENMLVRSHNPLRAIRKSQAD; encoded by the coding sequence ATGGAAGCCCTCTTTCAGGCAGGGTCCATTCTTATGAAGGTGAATACCTTACAGGGCAAGAAGATGGTGGAAAGCGGGCTCCAGTCTGGGGACCTTTCCCTGTCTCAGTCATGGCCCTCCTACCTCCCTCTGCCGGCCGACTTGGAGATCCTACAGCAGAAGGTGGCCGGGGTACAAAGGGAGTTGGAGGACTTCAAGGAGGAGGCACTGAAGGCCATCCGTTACTTGGAGGACGCCTTCTGCCAGATGAGTGGCGTCCTGgcacagcaggaggagcaggcagCGCGAGTGAAGCAGCggctgagggaggaggaggaccGAGGCATCGTCCGCAACAAGGTCCTCACCTTCCTCCTGCCCCGGGAGAAGCAGCTTCGTGAACACTGCCAGCGGTTGGAGAACATGTTGGTTAGGAGCCACAACCCGCTGCGAGCCATCAGGAAGAGCCAGGCGGACTGA